The proteins below come from a single Methanothrix thermoacetophila PT genomic window:
- a CDS encoding tetratricopeptide repeat protein, producing MDQLVVLHEIFESFSRGTGALRDIEPRAVEGRCASLVVKLLQSCLDGDIDEEVCRELSECLSNIYELKRLGDICRRAGMPEIAMKCYSKALSQAQEPHVRSVLLNNLGQVHAQKGDLSKAIVYYKKALEGFEYAGDPSSAAHVMGNLASAYRRAYQWDRAVECYFKGLKGFEKLNDSFGVAQMTGSLGRVYAEMGERELAVLYYEKSLRMFEQLGDRRSAAWLLSRLGRVYAEMGRWDDSKRCFDRSLSIFEDLGQSQNAGIVLSNLGRFYLEKGDPDSARVSLERALKLLRKEMLPVYPNTVAALAAAYSLLASRYAAERNAKQSSQLYSNASDCFSELALHPRILISELKAAAGQARSLSYLVKLRAEPRGDEAVALCERAISALESTIASTTSKDREKVASLVRCLEGIKELWSIDLYAAEPWRILSMVSVACEYLMGGIRELAKTLGPYKEMYEALGAINGALDDERQRRDSSANLKRAAEHLRASQTESFEKIAETLEMAGRSELVQGMSPSDILNYGAHRKALMSIGWAAAQSLLSEIDRTGWIYAWDESMNLSEMGPVGRTERIRRKAESIAEMKEVPVVEVGSVNIRGSAVDVPVESALGNTSIVPTQTVLVSAATSLPARPETVRPEITLEGPYVIESFEDYEQEGAFYDEPHRDNPTAGTGCAESAYVAQRGHLRDSIAARIIVGLIALAGTAYAIMHVILGVL from the coding sequence ATGGACCAATTAGTAGTGCTTCATGAGATATTCGAGTCGTTCTCCAGGGGCACCGGCGCCCTCCGCGATATCGAGCCCAGGGCGGTTGAGGGCAGGTGTGCCAGTCTTGTGGTCAAGCTCCTGCAGAGCTGTCTCGATGGTGATATCGATGAGGAGGTGTGTCGCGAGCTCTCCGAGTGCCTGAGCAATATCTATGAGCTCAAGAGGCTGGGCGACATATGCCGGAGGGCAGGCATGCCCGAGATCGCGATGAAATGCTACTCGAAGGCGCTCTCCCAGGCACAGGAGCCGCATGTCCGCTCTGTGCTGCTGAACAACCTCGGCCAGGTCCATGCGCAGAAGGGCGACCTGAGCAAGGCGATTGTATACTATAAAAAAGCCCTGGAGGGATTCGAGTATGCAGGAGATCCGAGCAGCGCTGCCCATGTCATGGGGAACCTAGCATCTGCGTACAGGCGCGCGTACCAGTGGGATCGAGCCGTGGAGTGCTACTTCAAGGGTCTGAAGGGATTTGAGAAGCTCAACGACAGCTTCGGCGTCGCCCAGATGACCGGATCCCTGGGAAGGGTGTACGCAGAGATGGGCGAGAGGGAGCTTGCTGTCTTGTATTATGAGAAGAGCCTGAGGATGTTCGAGCAGCTCGGGGATCGCAGGAGCGCGGCCTGGCTTCTGAGCCGCCTTGGAAGGGTGTACGCAGAGATGGGAAGGTGGGACGACTCGAAGAGATGTTTTGATAGAAGTTTGTCCATCTTCGAGGATCTCGGTCAGAGCCAGAACGCGGGCATAGTCCTCTCAAACCTCGGCCGCTTCTACCTGGAGAAGGGGGATCCTGATTCAGCCAGGGTTTCCCTGGAGCGCGCGCTGAAGCTGTTGAGAAAGGAGATGCTGCCTGTTTACCCGAACACGGTTGCGGCGCTCGCGGCCGCTTACAGCCTGCTCGCGAGCAGGTACGCTGCTGAGAGAAATGCGAAACAGTCGTCTCAGCTTTACTCGAATGCATCTGACTGCTTCAGCGAGCTTGCGCTCCATCCCAGGATTCTCATATCGGAGCTGAAGGCGGCTGCTGGACAGGCGAGATCGCTTTCCTATCTTGTGAAGCTCCGCGCAGAACCCCGCGGGGATGAGGCCGTCGCCTTGTGCGAGAGAGCGATATCTGCGCTCGAGAGCACGATCGCCAGCACCACATCGAAGGACAGGGAGAAGGTCGCATCACTCGTCCGGTGTCTGGAGGGGATAAAGGAGCTCTGGAGCATAGATCTCTACGCAGCGGAGCCGTGGCGGATACTCAGCATGGTCTCCGTGGCCTGTGAGTACCTGATGGGTGGCATTCGGGAGCTTGCTAAGACCCTGGGACCGTACAAGGAGATGTATGAAGCTCTTGGTGCCATCAACGGGGCGCTAGATGACGAGAGGCAGCGCAGAGACTCTTCGGCGAACCTGAAGAGAGCTGCTGAGCATCTTCGGGCATCACAGACTGAAAGCTTCGAGAAGATCGCCGAAACGCTCGAGATGGCTGGAAGATCCGAGCTTGTTCAGGGAATGAGTCCGTCTGACATACTGAACTATGGAGCTCACAGAAAGGCTCTCATGAGCATCGGCTGGGCTGCAGCGCAGAGCCTGCTATCGGAGATCGACAGGACTGGATGGATCTACGCATGGGACGAGTCGATGAATCTCTCAGAGATGGGGCCGGTTGGAAGGACCGAGCGGATAAGGAGAAAGGCGGAGAGCATCGCGGAGATGAAAGAGGTGCCTGTGGTAGAGGTGGGTTCTGTGAACATCAGGGGCTCTGCAGTTGATGTGCCGGTGGAGAGCGCTCTCGGGAACACATCCATTGTGCCCACACAGACCGTGCTTGTGTCTGCTGCAACATCGCTGCCTGCTCGTCCTGAGACCGTGCGCCCTGAGATTACGCTTGAGGGGCCATACGTCATCGAGAGCTTCGAGGATTATGAGCAGGAGGGTGCATTTTACGATGAGCCTCACAGAGACAATCCCACTGCTGGTACCGGTTGCGCAGAGTCTGCCTATGTGGCTCAAAGAGGCCATCTGCGGGACTCGATCGCCGCGAGGATCATCGTGGGGCTGATAGCGCTGGCAGGGACGGCATACGCGATAATGCATGTGATTCTGGGGGTTCTGTGA
- a CDS encoding UbiD family decarboxylase produces the protein MSFRSFLEDLRADGVLEETHEHVSTEYELAMRATGRGPMLFHNADGHVCCINILGSRELLARALRMDARNLARDLSAVGFDGHVREVDSSQFQENILEPDLMRLPVLRHFRGDGGRYITSGIVVSRLDDRINACVHRLMVLDRNRLAARLVPGRHTHQMYSRAIETGRRLPVAIAIGVDPVVLIAASTRVPENKEFEYASALRGDVVEVVTLENGVPVPHAEIVLEGYLTEKRAPEGPFVDITGTMDIVREEPVIEITRIMMRDDAIYHALLPAGGEHRMLMGVPYEPLIYREASKVVRVRNVLLTEGGCTYFHAVVQIEKQEEEDGLKAIQAAMAAHGSLKHVLVVDTDIDIHDPRELEYAIATRVRGDQDIYMYPNVRGSTLDPRSVDGMTTKVGVDATAKLDRLWKFRRVVRPW, from the coding sequence ATGAGTTTCAGATCTTTCCTAGAGGATCTCCGCGCGGATGGCGTTCTGGAGGAGACCCATGAGCATGTATCCACGGAGTATGAGCTGGCCATGCGCGCAACCGGAAGGGGACCGATGCTCTTCCACAATGCGGATGGCCATGTCTGCTGCATAAACATACTCGGGAGCAGGGAGCTTCTCGCCAGGGCCCTGAGGATGGATGCCAGGAACCTCGCGCGCGATCTCTCAGCTGTGGGCTTTGATGGCCATGTCAGAGAGGTCGACTCATCTCAGTTCCAGGAAAACATCCTGGAGCCGGATCTGATGCGACTTCCGGTGCTGAGGCATTTCAGAGGGGATGGCGGGCGGTACATAACATCAGGCATTGTCGTCTCCAGGCTGGATGACAGGATCAATGCATGCGTTCACAGGCTCATGGTTCTCGACAGGAATAGGCTGGCCGCCAGGCTCGTCCCGGGAAGGCACACGCATCAGATGTACTCCAGAGCCATCGAAACCGGGAGGAGGTTGCCTGTTGCGATCGCCATCGGCGTGGATCCGGTGGTTCTCATAGCTGCTTCAACAAGAGTGCCTGAGAACAAGGAGTTTGAGTATGCATCCGCTCTCAGAGGGGATGTTGTTGAGGTTGTGACCCTTGAGAATGGCGTCCCGGTTCCGCATGCTGAGATCGTTCTGGAGGGATACCTGACGGAGAAGAGGGCTCCGGAGGGGCCGTTTGTGGACATCACCGGCACGATGGATATCGTGAGGGAGGAGCCTGTCATAGAGATCACCAGGATCATGATGAGGGATGACGCGATCTATCATGCACTTCTTCCCGCCGGAGGGGAGCACAGGATGCTGATGGGCGTGCCCTATGAGCCGCTGATATACAGAGAGGCATCAAAGGTCGTGAGGGTCAGGAATGTGCTTCTGACGGAGGGTGGGTGCACGTACTTCCACGCGGTTGTTCAGATAGAAAAGCAGGAGGAGGAGGATGGTTTGAAGGCCATACAGGCCGCGATGGCCGCACACGGGAGCCTGAAACATGTGCTTGTTGTCGACACGGACATCGATATCCACGATCCGAGAGAGCTGGAGTACGCGATCGCGACCAGGGTTCGCGGTGATCAGGACATTTACATGTATCCGAACGTGAGGGGGAGCACGCTGGATCCGAGATCTGTGGATGGGATGACAACAAAAGTAGGGGTCGATGCGACCGCAAAGCTCGACAGGCTCTGGAAGTTCAGGCGTGTTGTCAGACCGTGGTGA
- a CDS encoding MBL fold metallo-hydrolase, which yields MQMRIVLVKPGSLVRDAAGNILYASSSVTLIISDRILVVDTGSADERERVFDGLKRAGVSTDDIEIVVNTHLHVDHTGCNDIFRNADVLSYHTGLREGCVLAEGVSLMETPGHTLDSISVLCSENVVIAGDALPTADNYIKDLPPRIHVDRALAMRSMHRIAGIARIVVPGHGMPFSIPDGRETELA from the coding sequence ATGCAGATGAGAATTGTGCTCGTAAAGCCAGGCTCTCTGGTGAGAGATGCTGCAGGAAACATTCTTTACGCTAGCTCATCTGTGACTCTGATAATCTCAGACAGGATTTTGGTGGTGGATACAGGATCCGCTGATGAGCGGGAGAGGGTTTTCGACGGCCTTAAAAGAGCAGGGGTATCGACTGATGACATAGAGATCGTGGTCAACACACATCTCCATGTGGATCACACAGGCTGCAACGATATCTTCCGAAACGCAGATGTGCTCTCATACCACACAGGTCTGCGCGAGGGCTGCGTTCTGGCGGAGGGGGTGAGTCTCATGGAGACGCCAGGTCACACTCTGGACAGCATATCTGTTCTGTGCAGCGAGAATGTCGTGATCGCTGGCGATGCCCTGCCGACCGCTGACAACTACATCAAGGATCTCCCGCCGAGAATACATGTGGACAGGGCTCTCGCCATGAGGAGCATGCACAGAATAGCAGGCATCGCCAGGATCGTGGTTCCCGGACATGGAATGCCATTCTCGATTCCCGATGGCCGCGAGACCGAGCTCGCATGA
- a CDS encoding OB-fold nucleic acid binding domain-containing protein: MGIWLQREEKIAVVLLLMALSTLAVAYWAFGISGSDEDVSLSGKIVSIRETRTGGHLIITLDSTPMQIFLPSRVAKEVRGSLSAGDHVQVRGHLTEYMGRSEIEVSRAFDITRM, translated from the coding sequence GTGGGCATCTGGCTTCAGAGGGAGGAGAAGATAGCTGTAGTCCTGCTTCTGATGGCCCTCTCCACGCTGGCCGTCGCTTACTGGGCATTCGGGATCTCCGGATCCGATGAGGATGTCTCTCTGAGCGGAAAGATTGTCAGCATCAGGGAGACCCGCACCGGCGGCCATCTCATAATCACACTGGACTCAACTCCGATGCAGATATTCCTCCCCTCCAGGGTCGCGAAGGAGGTCAGAGGGAGTCTGTCAGCAGGAGATCATGTGCAGGTCAGGGGGCATCTCACCGAGTACATGGGGAGAAGCGAGATAGAGGTGAGCAGGGCCTTTGATATAACAAGGATGTGA
- the fpoO gene encoding F420H2 dehydrogenase subunit FpoO: MADCDLCTVAKPTLIPIKVKVHTLANPEGAYKGVCESCLEALNAAWEERFGPKENKK, from the coding sequence ATGGCAGACTGTGATCTCTGTACTGTGGCAAAGCCGACTCTGATACCGATAAAGGTCAAGGTGCACACACTTGCGAATCCCGAGGGCGCGTACAAGGGCGTTTGCGAGAGCTGTCTTGAGGCGCTCAACGCCGCATGGGAGGAGCGGTTCGGTCCCAAGGAGAACAAGAAGTAA